From the Pediococcus acidilactici genome, the window TGGGCCAGCTTTTTAAACTGGTGGTACTGGGTCACGGCCGAGTTGTCACTAGAAGTATAAATGATTCCCAAAGTGTGCAAATGTGGCATGAGCTGCTGAATTAGTTGCAACTGTTGGGCTAACGGCGCCTGGTCGGAGACGCCGGTAACGTTCGTGGTCGGATGCTTTAGGTTAGTCATTAAACGTGCACCTTTGGGGTCGGTAATTCCACTCATAATGACCGGCGTTGTACTGGTAGTATTTGCCAAAGCAAGGGCGGCTGGGGTGGTAATCCCAATCGATAGGTCGACCCCTTCATTTTCAAACTTCTCACTCATGGTTTTGAGGTTACTCTGATTTCCCTGAGCATTTTGGTAGTCCACCTTTAGATTCTTTCCCTCAGTAAATCCGGTTTGCTTTAAGCCAACGTAAACTCCCCGTTGAATTTGTTTTAAAGCTGGTTGATCCATCAGTTGGAGGATGCCAATTTTTTTAGTGGCTTGGCTGGATTGACCAGTGGGGTGGCCCTCCTTGAAAAAGGCGAATCCCAGAAACGCAAAAATGATGATGATAAAACTTAACATTCTTTTCATACAAGCAAGCTCCTTAAAATAAAGTAATAAAAAAGGACAAACCCAGGGGGCCTGTCCAAAAAAAGGCCCGCATGGCGGTTAAGAATCCATGCGGGCGTTTATCAGCGTTATTCAACACAAATGAGCCGGCACAGATACGATCTGTTTACAGGTCGTATCTTGCCTTTGCAAAACACAACCTAGTTACCGGCTTTGCCAACCATTATTGACATTTTTTCGTTTTAAAATGCTCATTTGTTTATTCCTACCTTATTAACTAATCTTTCATGAGTATAGCGGAAAGCTTTTTAGTTTGTCAACGTCGTTTTTAAAAAATACCTAGCTTTGGTTAATGGCGTGGAAATAAAAACGAATTCCGCGATCCAAGTAGTAAGTTTTTGAAAAATTAAACAGGACGTTATTTTTACGATAATGCGATTGATAAAGGGTGATGTAACGATCACCTTGAGGAAAACCAGTGATGGAAGCTGCTTCGGGGGATAACGATTCAATGCCTACGTACTGGTCGCTAGAATCAACGGTGACGTCATATTCGTTTTTGATAAATTCCAAGATTGAATCATGCAGTACGTCAACTGGCAAAAAGGGAACTTCGTTACGTTCATAATATGCGTACTCCAATATATAAGGTTGATTTTTACGGTAACGGTACCGAATAATCCGGTAGAGTTCGTCACCATCTTCGCAACCGAATTCGTTGGCCATGGCGCGATCAGCAATCATCCGGTCGAACGTAACTACTCGGGAAGTTAGCTTTTGGTGGTTAAAGCCTTCGGAAACTCCCATGGTGAGGTTGACGATTCGATCGGTGTCCGCGCCAATATTATTAATGTAGTAGCCACTGCCTTGAACCCGGCGCACAAGTCCCTTTTGGCTGATGATATCAATGGCTTTGCGAATTGTGTTCCGACTAACGTTATATTTTTGCATTAGTTCGTATTCGGTAGGCAATTTTACCTTAAACTGCTGGTGATTAATTTTATAAATTAAATCATTAGCGATAAATGTATACAATTAGTGACACCTTCTTTATCTGGTTTTAATAACCGGGTGACAAATTTAAATGTTTGGCACTTGTAAAATTTGTACCTACGTTTTATAATTCAATTGTAACGTAAGCGGTTTCATAGTCAACCGCCTAAATTAAATTTATTACAGGAGTGATTCACATGGCTGAAAAAACAATTATGTTAGTATGTGCGGCAGGAATGTCGACTAGTTTACTAGTTTCCAAGATGCAAAAAGCTGCGGAAGCTGAAGGCGTTGACGCGGAAATCTTTGCAACGGCTGCATCCGATGCAGATAACAAATTATCCGAAAAATCACCAGACATTTTAATGCTTGGACCGCAAGTTCGTTATCTAGAAGACAACTTCAAAAAGAAATTAGATATTCCAGTAGAAGTTATTGATATGCAAGACTACGGCATGATGAACGGCGAAAAGGTACTCAAAGAAGCTTTGTCAGCAATGGGTAACTAAGTAACGTTGTGAATTTTTTAAAAGCGCTTTCACTTAACTGGGGCGCTTTTTTGTATCGAAAGGGGTAAATTGAATGGCTGAACAAGAACAAGATATGCAAGCAATCATGGGACTAATTATTAACGGAGGAAACGCAAAAAGTTCCGCTTTTGAGGCAATTAACGCGGCTAAGGAAGGCGACTTTAAGCGTGCTGACGAAAAGTTGAAGGAAGCTGACGGCTTTTTGACTGATGCACATAACGCCCAAACTGGGATGCTGACTGAAGAAGCTAACGGGAACCACGCTAAAGTAACTTTACTAACGGTTCATTCCCAAGACCATATTATGAACGCAATCACTTTCCGAGATTTAGCTGGAGAAATTGTGGACTTGTATAAGAAATTAGCTGAAAAGTAAGGTGGAAATTTGATGACGGAAAAAAATTATCGGATGCCCGCCGATTTCTTATGGGGTGGCGCAGTTGCTGCTCACCAGTTTGAAGGCGGATGGCGAGCTGATGGAAAGGGCGTTAGCATTGCAGACGTCATGACGGCAGGTAATAAAGATACTCCCCGGAAGGTTACCGATGGAGTAGTGGATGGTGAGATTTATCCCAACCATTGGGGAATTGATTTTTACCACCATTATCGTGAAGATATCGCCCTTTTTGCCGAGATGGGCTTTAAGTGTTTTCGGACTTCGATTGCCTGGACCCGGATTTTTCCTAATGGCGATGAAACAGAACCCAACGAGGCCGGATTAAAGTTTTACGATGACGTTTTTGATGAACTTTTAAAACATGATATTCAGCCAATTATCACCCTGTCCCATTTTGAAATGCCTTATCACCTGGTAAAGGAATACGGCGGTTGGACTAATCGAAAACTAATCGACCTTTTCGTTCGGTTCGCAAAGACGGTGATGGAACGTTATCGCGGTAAAGTTAAATACTGGATGACTTTTAACGAAATCAATAACCAAGCAAACTATGACGATCCGCATCCACTTCTCCAAAACTCGGGGTTGCTAGTTTCAAAAACTACGCCAAATAAAGAAGCGCTGATGTACCAGGCGGCCCACAATGAAATGGTTGCGAGTGCGAAAGTGGTTAAATTAGCTCACGAAATTGACCCAGATTACCAAGTTGGGGCAATGATCGCCATGTGTCCAATCTACCCGCTTACTGCAAAGCCAGCTGATATTATGAAGGCTGAACGGGCAATGCAAACCCGGTACTACTACGGTGATGTACAAGCAAATGGACAGTATCCCGCGTGGCTGCTAAAGTACTGGCAACGGCGTGATATTTCCGTGGAAATCAGCGATGAAGACCGCGAAATTTTAGCGCAGGGCACGGTGGATTACATTGGCTTTAGTTACTATATGTCCTTTACAACAAAGGCTAATGATGACGATCCCGACTACGCTTACCGAGAATCTACTGATTTAGTGGACAATCCGTACGTGGCCAAATCAGACTGGGGTTGGCAAATTGATCCAATCGGTTTGCGTTATTCCATGAATTGGATGCAAGACCGCTGGCATAAACCACAATTTATCGTGGAAAACGGATTTGGTGCCTATGATCAAAAAAACGCCGACGGCCAGGTCCATGACGACTACCGAATTAAGTATTTCCATGACCACATTCTCGAGATGGAAAAGGCCGTGGTTTTAGACGGAGTTGATTTAATTGGCTACACACCGTGGGGTTGTATTGACTTGATTTCAGCCAGCACGGGTGAAATGGCTAAACGCTATGGCTTTATTTATGTCGATCAAGATGATACGGGGAACGGAACTTTAGCACGTTCCAAAAAAGATTCGTTTGCTTGGTATCAAAAAGTAATTGCTTCAAATGGAGAAGATTTAGCCGTTGATTAATGGTGGTTGAGATTTTAAGATAATGACCGCCGTCATCTCAAAGGTTAGCGTCGATCAGGGAGGTGATCAAGGTGTTTAGTTACGAGCGAATTCAGACCCTCAATCAATTAGAAATGTTTGTTTATAAGTACATTGCTGGCCATCTTGAAGAATGCAAGACAATGACGATTCGAGATTTATCAGCTAAGAGTCACGTTTCGTCCACCACGGTTTTGCGTTTTTTGAAGAAAATGGGCTACGAAGGTTTTTCAGATTTTAAGTATGCCTTACGCCATCATGACGTACCCGCTAATTCGGGGCAGGCGGCACCAGAGTGGGGACCGGTCGCCCAATTTCTAAAGCAGGCTAATTTACCAGAATACCGCCAGAAAATTGCTACGATAGCCCAGCTCTTTTTGAAGGCGCACACCCGTCTTTTTTTAGGCATGGGTTCTAGTAGCAGCTTAGCGCAATATGGTGCCCGGGTGTTGTCTAACTACGGCTTATTTTCCTTAGCCATCATGGACCCGTATCAGCCTCAACCGATCAAAGGGCGTGATTATACCAAAACCTTGATTACCTTTCTATCCGTTTCGGGAGAGTCCGATGCGGTTTTGCGACAAGCTAATTATTACCAACAAAATGGCGCGACCACCGTTGCGGTGACTGCTAACCACCTTTCAACTCTTGCCCAAGTGTGTGACCATTGTCTGGCGTACGATATTCCAGAGCAAAAAGTGGGGACGTTGAATTTTACCTCTCAAGTACCGGTGGTCTACGTGTTGGAACAAATCGGTCAACACTGTGGTGAGTTGATGAGGAAAAATGCTAAAGTGAGCCACCAAGGCTAAAAGATAAACACTACCGTAAAAGTAAATAATACTTAATTAAAAAAGTTGGAATTAAAAATTTTTTCGAGAATTTTAATTCCAACTTTTTTGTGCACTTAGGGAGTAATATGCCAATTTATCCGCGTTAAATTAACAGTGTTAACTAAGTCAACAGATAGCCGAATAAAAGCGGGCAGTTCCGGCACTTGTGTAGTAGTTGACAAACGGTTGAAAACGGTTACTATTTAGTTATAAACAACTAGGAGGTTGGTTACTTATGAAAATTGCTATAGTTGGTTGTACACATGCTGGAACCTTTGCAGCACAACAAATCTTAACAGAACATCCCGATTACGACGTGACGGTTTACGAACGTAATGATAATTTGTCATTCTTATCGTGTGGGATTGCACTTTGGGTAGGAAACCACGTTTCAGATCCAAAGAAAATGTTCTATTCATCGCCAGAAGCGTTGACTGAACTTGGTGCAACCATGAAGATGAAGCATGACGTTTTAGATATCGACCCCGACACTAAGACATTAAAAGTTAAAAATCTCGCAACAAACGAAGAGTTTACCGATACATACGATAAGCTGGTTATGACGACTGGTTCATCGCCTGTAATTCCACCAATTGACGGAATTGATAACGAACGAATTAAGCTCTGCAAGAACTGGAGCGACGCGGCAGAATTGAAACGGATCGACGATGACGTTAAGTCCGTGGTAGTAATCGGCGCAGGCTACATTGGTGCTGAATTAGCTGAACAATACGCAATTACTGGCCGTGAAGTTACCTTAATTGATGGCTTGCCAAACGTATTGGCAAAGAACTTTGACCCCGAAATTTCTGACCGGGTTGCCAAAGACTACACCGACCACGGTGTTAAATTAGCAATGAACGAAATGGTTCAAGGCTTTAGCGGAACCGATCAAATTACCGTTAAGACTGATAAGGGCAGCTATACAGCTGACTATGCAATTCTTTGCGTTGGTTTCCGGCCACATACTAGTTTGCTAAAGAATAAGGTGGACATGCTCAAAAACGGTGCAATCATTACCGATGAATACATGCAAACTTCAAATCCGGACATTTTTGCCGCAGGGGATGCTTCGGTAGTGCACTACAATCCTACTGGCAAAGATGACTACATTCCGTTGGCAACTAACGCGGTTCGTCAAGGAATCCTGATTGGGCATAACATTGAAAAACCAACCGTAAAATACTTGGGTACCCAAGCAAGTTCAGCGGTTGCGCTCTTCGGGAAGACTTTGGCAAGTACTGGTTTAACCGAAGGCGGAGCTCAAGCACGGGGCGTTGAAGTTGACTCGGTTACGCTTGAACAAGATTATCGTCCAGAATTCATGCTCACCACTACGCCAATCCTAATGCGTTTAGTTTGGGATCCAAAGACCCGGGAAGTGCTTGGGGGTGCATTCTACAGTGACTATGACTGTGCTCAATCTGCAAACACCGTTTCGTTGGCAATTCAAAACAAAATGACCATTGACGATTTATCAATGGTAGACATGTTCTTCCAACCAAATTACGACCAACCGCTTAACTACATCAATGCGTTAGCGATGGCGGCCGTTGCAAAGGCAGACTCTAAGAAATAGAAAACTGATTTTAAGCAGAAGGGAATCCTTGGCATGGACAAATCAAAAGTAGCGATGGTAACGGGAGCTGCGCAAGGAATCGGTAAGGCAATTGCTTTACGCTTAGCACAGGATGGCTTCGCAGTAGGCGTTGGGGATTTAAAATTTGCGGCTGCACAACAAGTAGCGGACGAAATTAACAAAAAGGGGCAGACTGCCGTAGCCGTTTCGGTGGACGTTGCGGATCGTGACGATGTATTTAAGGCAGTTTCCCAAGTTAGTGAACAATTAGGCGGGTTTGATGTATTAGTTAATAACGCTGGATTGGGTCCCACAACGCCAATTGAAACCATCACACCCGAGCAATTTGACAAAGTATATCATGTTAACGTTGCTGGGCCGTTATGGGGAATCCAAGCTGCCGTTGCACAGTTTGAAAAGCTAAACCACGGTGGCAAGATTATTAACGCAACTTCGCAAGCTGGAGTAGTGGGTAATCCTAATTTAGCGCTTTATTCGGGCACTAAATTCGCAGTCCGCGGAATTACGCAAGTAGCTGCGCGAGATTTGGCAGATAAGGGAATTACCGTGAATGCTTACGCTCCTGGAATTGTAAAAACCCCGATGATGATGGATATCGCTCATCAAGTTGGCCAAAACGCTGGTAAAGATGATGAGTGGGGGATGCAACAGTTTGCAAAGGACATCACCTTAAAACGGCTTTCGGAGCCGGAGGACGTGGCGGCAGCCGTAGCATTCTTAGCTGGTCCGGATTCTAATTACGTTACCGGACAAACCATCATTGTGGATGGCGGAATGCAGTTCCATTAGATCAGTTTTAATTTGTTTATTCTAGTTCAGAACGAGAATCACATCGTTCTGAACTTTTTTGTTGTGAGGGAGAATATAAGGGCGTGGTGAGGGATGAAATTTTAGCGATTGTTATTTAATTAATGGCTGGCTTACGAGATAGTCAAAATGCGTTCCAAAGCCCAAACCTCTCCGGTTGAGCAGAAGTTTAATATGCAATGCAGACTAAACGTGCTCCAGCTTCCAATCTTTTCCGGTTAGTAAAATTATGCAACCAATCGCCAAGTTTGCGATTAATTGCATAATTAAACTAATCCTCAAAGATTACTCGGAGACTTCCGCACTCTCTCAATTGAGCACCATCCTCGCCTTTTTTTGCTTTGTTTTGTACAATTACTTTAATAAAAATGATAAATTGCTAACATTTAGAACGTTAAATCTCCACTGAAAGCGGTTTTATTAATCGGTAAAATAGACTCATGGAGTGAAACTATTTTTATTGTTTTGACTAAGCATCGTCGCCCGGGCTCGGATTAATCGTCACGCCAATTATTCGATACGTTTAGTTTGGAACAATGAGAAATTTGCTCAGTGTCCTGATTGAGGGGTTACCGAAAGCATTTATCGTATTTAACTAGTTAGATATTTTCTATGCGTATTTAAGAGTACGAGTTAAAACGTTGCTACTAGTGAGATCGATTCGGATTGCTTCATCAATCGTGATTAATGATCGCCGCTAAACAACTAGATTTTAAGCAAACAGTCAAATTATCGAAGTGGGCTGAATATTTCGCTCACGGACACAAACTTTTTAGAGGTGATCAACTTGTCAGAAAAAAAGCCGCCCAAAAAAATTGGTTTATTACCATTATGTGCGTTAGTGATTAGTTCATCGATCGGAGGTGGGGTATTTGGTCTACCGTCCGATTTAGCACGTGCAGCGGCACCGGGACCGGTAATGATCGCATGGTTAATTGTCGGTTTTGGAATTTTAATGTTAGCTTTGTCATTAAACAACTTACTGCTTAAGGAGCCGAAGCTAGAAGGAATGTTTGCGTACGCGCAAAAAGGATTCGGACCGTTTGCAGGGTTTATTAGTGGCTGGGGGTACTGGTTGTCCGCCTGGCTTGGCAACGTGGCGTTTGCAACCATGATGATGAGTGCTTTGGGGTATTTCTTCCCCGTTTTTAAATCAGGACAAAATTTACCTTCGATTTTGTTAGCGAGCGTCTTACTGTGGTGCTTGACCTACTTTGTTAGTCAGGGAATTGAAGGCGCAGCGATTATTAACATGGTGGTGACCATTGGTAAATTAGTCCCGTTATTTGTTTTTATCGTAACCGCAATTATTTTATTTGATGGGCAGCTTTTTACCCAAGCCTTTTGGGATAATATGGGAAGCCATTTTGCGGTCAGCGACGTTATGCAGCAGATTAAAAACTGCACGATGGTGATGATGTGGGTCTTTGTTGGGATCGAAGGGGCTTCCACCCTCTCCGCACGGGCGCAGAAGAAGTCAACTGCCGGAAAGGCAACCATGTTTGGCTTAATCAGCTTATTAGCAATTTACATGCTAATTTCGATTTTGCCGTATGGCTACCTAACCCGGACACAGCTGGCGGACCTTCACCAACCAGCATTGCTTTATGTTTTTGCACAAATGGTGGGACCTTGGGGCGGTTACCTGATTGGCATCGGCCTGATTGTTTCCATCTTGGGTGCGTGGTTGTCGTGGACAATGCTCCCAGCAGAAACCATTTTGCTAATGGCCAAGCAAAAGCTATTGCCAAAATACTTTGGCAAGGTCAACCGGCATAATGCACCAACGTTTGCGTTAGTAATGACCGCGTTTTTAGTACAGGGCTTTCTATTTACCTTGTTATTCACCTCGCGGGCGTATAACTTTGCTTATTCGCTTTGTACGGCGTCAATTATCGTCTGTTACGTCCTTGTAGCTGCATACCAGATCAAGTATTCTTACCAGCACTTGAACGTGAAGGGGAACCGGACGCAACTAATGATTGGAATTTTTGCGTTAATGTTTGAAGTTGTAGGAATTGAATACTTATTACTCTGTTTAATTGCCTACTTACCAGGAATTTACTTCTATGGAAAGGCTCGTCAGGAAAATGGTTGTGCAGTCCGTTTATCACACAAAGAGAAGTTGGTGACTGGATTGCTTACCGTGGGCGCGCTATTAAGTGTGGGTCTAATGTTTACGGGCGGAATCTCGCTTTAGGAATGTGTTATATTAGAACTTTGGTTACTTGATTTAAGAGCTAAGAATCATCAGCTAGGAGTAATGATATGACAAACGAGCAGGATTCCATTCAAAATAATCCCCAAAAATATTTGAAAACTAAACCGGAATTTAGTGATTTTACCGATGCAGAGTTGCAACAGCTCATTAACCAGATGCACGTAAAGCAATTTCCCAAGGGACAGGTTTTATTTGACCAAAGCGATGATCGGGAAAACCTGTACTTTGTGCTTAAGGGCTTAGTGCGGGCGGAGCGAACCGATGCAAACGATAAATTCACTTTTTATACATACATTAAGGCCGACCTTGCCTTTCCTTATCGCGGTATGTTTACTGAACGTTATTATCCGTACACGGCGCAAGCAATGACTGACATTGAGATTGTTTATTTTCCCATGTCAATTTTTGAATCGTTATTACGGCAGAATAACGCGGCGTTGGTCAAGGTGGTTAAAGAAATGAGTTCAATCATTAGCGAATCAGAAGATCAGATCCAGCAATTAGTCACTCCCAGCGCACGGCAACGTATTGTCCAAGCTTTAAAAACGTTTGAGGCTGATTTAGGACAGTTGCAATCCGACGGAAGCTCACGGATCCCGTATCCAATTCGTATCAAGGAATTGGCGGTAATGAGTGGGACTAGCCGGGAGACTGCTGGACAAATCGTCAAATATTTGGTGGAACAAAACTTAATTGATTACGAACATAAGCGGTTTGTTTTTAAACCTGAATTTTTCCGGGATGAAAACGACGACTAACTAACAAAATTGAAGGCACACAATTAAATAAAACTAAAAAAGATGGTCAACGGGCGTGGGGCTTATTTTTAAAGAGCTTCTGCGAGGTTGACCATCTTTTGATAAGGGAGTGTGCCATTATGTTAACAAAGGAAAAACGACGTTTTAAGCTTAAAATGCCGGGAGCGTTTGTAATTTTATTCATTCTAACGATCGTGGCGGTAATCGCTACGTGGGTGGTTCCTTCGGGAAGTTACGCAAAATTAGCGTATAACCAAGCCAACTCATCTTTACAGGTTAAACAGCCGAACGGGCGAGTTGAAAAGGTCCCGGCTACCCAAAAAGAATTGGATAAACTGGGCGTTAAGATTAACATTCAGAAATTCACGTCGGGAAGCATTAACCAAGAAATCTCAATTCCTAATACCTACCAACGTTTGAAACAGCATCCTGCAGGAGTTGATCAGATTACTTCTAGCATGGTTAACGGAACTATTGAAGCTGTCGACATTATGGTGTTTATCTTTGTGTTAGGCGGCTTGATTGGTGTGGTAAGGGCAAGTGGGGCCTTTGAATCCGGTTTGCTAGCGTTGACGAAGAAGACGAAGGGGCACGAGTTCCTGTTAATTTTCTTAGTAGCGACGTTAATGGTCCTGGGCGGAACGTTATGCGGAATTGAAGAAGAAGCGGTGGCTTTTTATCCAATTCTCGTACCCGTTTTCATTGCGATGGGCTACGATTCGATTGTCTGCGTGGGAGCCATTTTCTTGGCTAGTTCAATCGGGACGGCTTTTTCAACAATTAACCCGTTTTCCGTAGTAATTGCCTCCAACGCGGCGGGAATTAGCTTCACGGAAGGCTTGCCATGGCGGGCTTTTGGTTGTGTAGTAGCGGCGTTGTTCGTGATTGGCTATCTCTACTGGTACAGTAAGAAGGTTAAGCAAAATCCGGCAGCTTCGTACTCTTACGAAGACCGGGATGAATTTAACCAAAAGTGGTCGGTAATAAATAATGATGAACAGCAAGCAGCATTTACCTTACGGAAGAAAATCGTGTTAGCACTATTTGTGGCTGGTTTTCCATTAATGGTTTGGGGAGTAATGACCCAAGGCTGGTGGTTCCCTAAAATGGCGGCTTCGTTCTTGGCCTTTGCTATTTTAATTATGATTTTAACGGCAACTGGAAAAAACGGAATTGGTGAAAAGGGTGTCGTTGACGCGTTTGTCAACGGAGCTTCGAGTTTAGTTGGGGTATCGTTGATTATCGGGTTAGCTCGGGGAATTAACTTGATTTTAAACCAAGGAATGATTTCCGATACGATTTTGGACTTTTCCTCGTCGTTAGTTGCCCACATGAGCGGGCCGGTATTTATTATCGTGATGTTACTTATTTACTTCGTACTGGGCTTCATCGTGCCATCATCTTCTGGTTTAGCGGTACTTTCAATGCCAATTTTGGCGCCGTTAGCAGATACGGTTCAGATTCCACGGTTTGTCGTGGTTACGGCTTACCAATTTGGGCAATACGCAATGTTGTTCCTTGCCCCGACCGGATTGGTAATGGCAACCCTCCAAATGCTCGACATGAAATATTCCCACTGGTTCAAGTTTGTTTGGCCGGTAGTGGTTTTCTTGCTCGTCTTTGGTGGTGGAATTTTAGTTGCCCAAGTCTTGATGTATTAAAAACGTATCGATATAAAAACAGGAGCTTAATCAGCTCCTGTTTTTTAGTGTCTTATAAATACAATGGCTAGAAGGCCATGTTGCATTTTGGTCGCAAAGGGTA encodes:
- a CDS encoding ABC transporter substrate-binding protein, which gives rise to MKRMLSFIIIIFAFLGFAFFKEGHPTGQSSQATKKIGILQLMDQPALKQIQRGVYVGLKQTGFTEGKNLKVDYQNAQGNQSNLKTMSEKFENEGVDLSIGITTPAALALANTTSTTPVIMSGITDPKGARLMTNLKHPTTNVTGVSDQAPLAQQLQLIQQLMPHLHTLGIIYTSSDNSAVTQYHQFKKLAQKAGINLKAYSIANSNDLNQVSQSMAQAVDAVYVPTDNTIAGAMSTLVKNTNAANVPVFPAVDSMVKNGGIATYSVNQYKLGVLTGKMAGRILKGEKVRENPVEYLKRGDLTINLKQAQQMGIEIPNSLLQKAQKEGVIYK
- a CDS encoding GntR family transcriptional regulator; protein product: MYTFIANDLIYKINHQQFKVKLPTEYELMQKYNVSRNTIRKAIDIISQKGLVRRVQGSGYYINNIGADTDRIVNLTMGVSEGFNHQKLTSRVVTFDRMIADRAMANEFGCEDGDELYRIIRYRYRKNQPYILEYAYYERNEVPFLPVDVLHDSILEFIKNEYDVTVDSSDQYVGIESLSPEAASITGFPQGDRYITLYQSHYRKNNVLFNFSKTYYLDRGIRFYFHAINQS
- a CDS encoding PTS sugar transporter subunit IIB, producing MAEKTIMLVCAAGMSTSLLVSKMQKAAEAEGVDAEIFATAASDADNKLSEKSPDILMLGPQVRYLEDNFKKKLDIPVEVIDMQDYGMMNGEKVLKEALSAMGN
- a CDS encoding PTS lactose/cellobiose transporter subunit IIA yields the protein MAEQEQDMQAIMGLIINGGNAKSSAFEAINAAKEGDFKRADEKLKEADGFLTDAHNAQTGMLTEEANGNHAKVTLLTVHSQDHIMNAITFRDLAGEIVDLYKKLAEK
- a CDS encoding 6-phospho-beta-glucosidase, whose protein sequence is MTEKNYRMPADFLWGGAVAAHQFEGGWRADGKGVSIADVMTAGNKDTPRKVTDGVVDGEIYPNHWGIDFYHHYREDIALFAEMGFKCFRTSIAWTRIFPNGDETEPNEAGLKFYDDVFDELLKHDIQPIITLSHFEMPYHLVKEYGGWTNRKLIDLFVRFAKTVMERYRGKVKYWMTFNEINNQANYDDPHPLLQNSGLLVSKTTPNKEALMYQAAHNEMVASAKVVKLAHEIDPDYQVGAMIAMCPIYPLTAKPADIMKAERAMQTRYYYGDVQANGQYPAWLLKYWQRRDISVEISDEDREILAQGTVDYIGFSYYMSFTTKANDDDPDYAYRESTDLVDNPYVAKSDWGWQIDPIGLRYSMNWMQDRWHKPQFIVENGFGAYDQKNADGQVHDDYRIKYFHDHILEMEKAVVLDGVDLIGYTPWGCIDLISASTGEMAKRYGFIYVDQDDTGNGTLARSKKDSFAWYQKVIASNGEDLAVD
- a CDS encoding MurR/RpiR family transcriptional regulator — its product is MFSYERIQTLNQLEMFVYKYIAGHLEECKTMTIRDLSAKSHVSSTTVLRFLKKMGYEGFSDFKYALRHHDVPANSGQAAPEWGPVAQFLKQANLPEYRQKIATIAQLFLKAHTRLFLGMGSSSSLAQYGARVLSNYGLFSLAIMDPYQPQPIKGRDYTKTLITFLSVSGESDAVLRQANYYQQNGATTVAVTANHLSTLAQVCDHCLAYDIPEQKVGTLNFTSQVPVVYVLEQIGQHCGELMRKNAKVSHQG
- a CDS encoding FAD-dependent oxidoreductase, with protein sequence MKIAIVGCTHAGTFAAQQILTEHPDYDVTVYERNDNLSFLSCGIALWVGNHVSDPKKMFYSSPEALTELGATMKMKHDVLDIDPDTKTLKVKNLATNEEFTDTYDKLVMTTGSSPVIPPIDGIDNERIKLCKNWSDAAELKRIDDDVKSVVVIGAGYIGAELAEQYAITGREVTLIDGLPNVLAKNFDPEISDRVAKDYTDHGVKLAMNEMVQGFSGTDQITVKTDKGSYTADYAILCVGFRPHTSLLKNKVDMLKNGAIITDEYMQTSNPDIFAAGDASVVHYNPTGKDDYIPLATNAVRQGILIGHNIEKPTVKYLGTQASSAVALFGKTLASTGLTEGGAQARGVEVDSVTLEQDYRPEFMLTTTPILMRLVWDPKTREVLGGAFYSDYDCAQSANTVSLAIQNKMTIDDLSMVDMFFQPNYDQPLNYINALAMAAVAKADSKK
- a CDS encoding (S)-acetoin forming diacetyl reductase, producing MDKSKVAMVTGAAQGIGKAIALRLAQDGFAVGVGDLKFAAAQQVADEINKKGQTAVAVSVDVADRDDVFKAVSQVSEQLGGFDVLVNNAGLGPTTPIETITPEQFDKVYHVNVAGPLWGIQAAVAQFEKLNHGGKIINATSQAGVVGNPNLALYSGTKFAVRGITQVAARDLADKGITVNAYAPGIVKTPMMMDIAHQVGQNAGKDDEWGMQQFAKDITLKRLSEPEDVAAAVAFLAGPDSNYVTGQTIIVDGGMQFH
- the arcD gene encoding arginine-ornithine antiporter, whose amino-acid sequence is MSEKKPPKKIGLLPLCALVISSSIGGGVFGLPSDLARAAAPGPVMIAWLIVGFGILMLALSLNNLLLKEPKLEGMFAYAQKGFGPFAGFISGWGYWLSAWLGNVAFATMMMSALGYFFPVFKSGQNLPSILLASVLLWCLTYFVSQGIEGAAIINMVVTIGKLVPLFVFIVTAIILFDGQLFTQAFWDNMGSHFAVSDVMQQIKNCTMVMMWVFVGIEGASTLSARAQKKSTAGKATMFGLISLLAIYMLISILPYGYLTRTQLADLHQPALLYVFAQMVGPWGGYLIGIGLIVSILGAWLSWTMLPAETILLMAKQKLLPKYFGKVNRHNAPTFALVMTAFLVQGFLFTLLFTSRAYNFAYSLCTASIIVCYVLVAAYQIKYSYQHLNVKGNRTQLMIGIFALMFEVVGIEYLLLCLIAYLPGIYFYGKARQENGCAVRLSHKEKLVTGLLTVGALLSVGLMFTGGISL
- a CDS encoding Crp/Fnr family transcriptional regulator; this translates as MTNEQDSIQNNPQKYLKTKPEFSDFTDAELQQLINQMHVKQFPKGQVLFDQSDDRENLYFVLKGLVRAERTDANDKFTFYTYIKADLAFPYRGMFTERYYPYTAQAMTDIEIVYFPMSIFESLLRQNNAALVKVVKEMSSIISESEDQIQQLVTPSARQRIVQALKTFEADLGQLQSDGSSRIPYPIRIKELAVMSGTSRETAGQIVKYLVEQNLIDYEHKRFVFKPEFFRDENDD